The following proteins are co-located in the Brachybacterium sacelli genome:
- a CDS encoding endonuclease/exonuclease/phosphatase family protein, which yields MRIATLNTWGTRGPSADRQKTMRAEFARLEADVITLQETVLTAQVDQAAQILGSGYHLAQQTQRETGRHGAPDGQGITTASRWPIGEVVEVDLDVTDRTSDFACICLITEILAPAPLGRIWVANHFPDYQLDHERERRLQAVTVARALERLRLDRPGHVVVAGDMDAERTSDSMRFWTGRHVIEDTSVCYRCAAEAVHGGTARETYTPANPYQVDPDWPFRSIDHVLVRCTPSGPSLIALSCRRAFDTGPTTVSDHYGLVVDYEPAADTGSIEH from the coding sequence ATGAGGATCGCGACCCTGAACACCTGGGGCACCCGAGGCCCGTCGGCCGATCGGCAGAAGACGATGCGTGCCGAGTTCGCGCGGCTCGAAGCCGACGTCATCACGCTGCAGGAGACCGTGCTGACCGCGCAGGTCGATCAAGCGGCGCAGATCCTCGGGAGCGGCTATCACCTGGCCCAGCAGACGCAGCGCGAGACGGGCCGGCACGGCGCCCCGGACGGGCAGGGCATCACCACGGCCAGCAGATGGCCGATCGGGGAGGTGGTGGAGGTCGATCTCGACGTCACCGATCGCACGTCCGACTTCGCCTGCATCTGCCTGATCACGGAGATCCTCGCCCCCGCACCGCTCGGCAGGATCTGGGTCGCCAACCACTTCCCCGACTACCAGCTGGACCATGAGCGCGAACGCCGGCTCCAGGCCGTGACCGTCGCCCGCGCTCTCGAGCGTCTCCGTCTCGATCGGCCCGGCCATGTGGTCGTGGCCGGGGACATGGACGCGGAGCGCACCTCCGACAGCATGCGCTTCTGGACCGGGCGGCACGTCATCGAGGACACCAGCGTCTGCTATCGCTGCGCGGCCGAAGCCGTCCACGGCGGCACAGCGAGGGAGACGTACACCCCCGCGAATCCGTACCAGGTGGATCCGGACTGGCCGTTCCGCAGCATCGATCACGTCCTCGTCCGCTGCACACCCAGCGGCCCGTCCTTGATCGCCCTTTCGTGCCGGCGAGCCTTCGACACGGGCCCCACGACCGTCAGCGACCACTACGGTCTCGTGGTGGACTACGAGCCGGCCGCGGACACCGGGAGCATCGAGCACTGA
- a CDS encoding arginase family protein, translating into MTVLHVLGVPSSAASYAPGQEQAPRALREAGLLDALTASGWQVEDAGDLTMQVWSPDRARPFAQNLTAVASSVRELAARVASLTSSGERLLVLGGNCTVALGMCAGLRDSGLEPHLVYIDRHFDLNTPESTREGALDWMGVAHGLAVEGSADELLDALGPRPLLVPGQVSFLGVEVDGATGFEREQADRLHLPVVPLHDLVAAPRDSARTARSALPDEPFAVHLDVDVLDFIDAPLAENVNGRNSGPTVDQLGEALGTLWQDPGCRALSIGELNPVHARADPAALPRFIDTLADALAT; encoded by the coding sequence ATGACGGTGCTTCACGTGCTCGGCGTCCCCAGCAGCGCCGCCAGTTACGCGCCCGGTCAGGAGCAGGCGCCGCGAGCGCTGCGCGAGGCCGGGTTGCTCGACGCTCTGACGGCTTCGGGATGGCAGGTCGAGGACGCCGGGGATCTCACGATGCAGGTGTGGAGCCCCGACCGCGCCCGCCCCTTCGCGCAGAACCTCACCGCGGTGGCCTCCTCGGTGCGCGAGCTCGCGGCCCGAGTCGCCTCGCTGACCTCGAGCGGCGAGCGTCTGCTGGTGCTCGGTGGGAACTGCACCGTCGCACTCGGCATGTGCGCCGGACTTCGCGACAGCGGTCTCGAGCCCCACCTCGTGTACATCGACCGACACTTCGATCTGAACACCCCTGAAAGCACGCGCGAGGGCGCACTGGACTGGATGGGCGTCGCGCACGGGCTGGCCGTGGAAGGCTCCGCCGACGAACTCCTCGACGCTCTGGGGCCCCGGCCGCTGCTGGTCCCTGGCCAGGTCTCGTTCCTCGGTGTCGAAGTGGACGGTGCCACGGGCTTCGAACGAGAGCAGGCCGACCGCCTGCACCTGCCGGTCGTGCCTCTCCATGACCTCGTCGCCGCACCGCGTGACAGTGCGCGCACCGCGCGGAGCGCCCTGCCCGACGAGCCGTTCGCGGTGCACCTGGACGTCGACGTGCTCGACTTCATCGACGCTCCTCTCGCCGAGAACGTCAACGGACGCAACAGCGGTCCCACCGTCGACCAGCTCGGCGAGGCACTGGGGACCCTCTGGCAGGACCCGGGATGCCGCGCGCTGTCGATCGGAGAACTCAACCCGGTCCACGCGCGAGCCGACCCGGCCGCGCTGCCACGTTTCATCGACACGCTGGCCGACGCGCTGGCGACGTGA
- a CDS encoding EamA family transporter: MGIALALASALSYGVSDVIGGLASRRISFVHVALLGQVGALCATALIMVVSPTPPARGADLAWGAGSGIGTGLAMAFLFHGLSRGAMTVVVPLSAVGGVALPVLVSVALLGERPPWLTWVGILIAAPALWFISRATDGSDAASRSAVFDGLAASCGIALQYLCLAQAEASSGLWPILSGRAAAIAVILGVAVLLLRRAPSRDAAAATPSVIALSIGAGVLAAAALAAYLYALRTEFVTVAVVLSSLYPVVPVVVGLAFLHEHLRRSQALGLLAALTATVLIAVA, encoded by the coding sequence ATGGGCATCGCCCTGGCACTGGCCTCCGCGCTGAGCTACGGAGTCTCCGATGTGATCGGTGGCCTCGCGTCACGGCGCATCTCCTTCGTGCACGTCGCCCTGCTCGGGCAGGTGGGCGCGCTGTGCGCCACCGCGCTGATCATGGTCGTTAGCCCGACCCCGCCGGCGCGAGGTGCGGATCTGGCCTGGGGAGCGGGCTCCGGCATCGGGACCGGGCTCGCCATGGCGTTCCTCTTCCACGGGCTCAGCCGAGGCGCGATGACCGTCGTGGTGCCTCTCAGCGCCGTGGGCGGCGTCGCACTGCCGGTCCTCGTCAGCGTGGCCCTCCTCGGCGAACGGCCGCCCTGGCTGACCTGGGTGGGCATCCTCATCGCCGCCCCGGCGCTGTGGTTCATCAGCAGGGCGACCGACGGGTCGGACGCTGCCTCCCGCTCAGCGGTCTTCGACGGCCTCGCCGCGAGCTGCGGCATCGCCCTCCAATACCTCTGTCTCGCGCAGGCGGAGGCCTCCTCGGGTCTATGGCCGATCCTCAGCGGTCGCGCCGCGGCGATCGCGGTGATCTTGGGGGTGGCCGTGCTGCTCCTGCGCCGCGCCCCGTCGCGTGACGCCGCGGCCGCCACGCCGTCCGTCATCGCGCTCAGCATCGGCGCCGGCGTGCTGGCCGCGGCGGCGCTGGCCGCTTACCTCTACGCGCTTCGCACGGAGTTCGTCACGGTCGCCGTCGTGCTCTCGTCCCTCTATCCGGTCGTCCCCGTGGTGGTCGGGCTCGCGTTCCTCCACGAGCATCTCCGACGGTCTCAGGCTCTCGGTCTGCTTGCAGCGCTGACCGCGACGGTGCTCATCGCCGTGGCATGA
- a CDS encoding MarR family winged helix-turn-helix transcriptional regulator: protein MKYCGMHDVERTANLLGATSLALTDRFLREATRERGLSTSSAAALVTLHADPGLSVSELGRRVGLSQPAAARMVDALEAHGLVERRHGTATQRRRRVHPTTQGHQLAHRVLDDRNDPLVHALSHLEESDQQVLAGLLEKILRQVHAEVGQGQRICRLCDRDRCLRSAPCPVGQAERGEGG from the coding sequence ATGAAATACTGCGGTATGCACGACGTGGAGCGCACGGCCAACCTTCTCGGCGCGACCTCCTTGGCTCTCACCGATCGCTTTCTGCGTGAGGCGACTCGGGAGCGCGGGCTGAGCACGAGCAGCGCCGCAGCGCTGGTCACCCTGCATGCAGATCCGGGGCTGAGCGTGAGCGAGCTCGGCCGACGGGTAGGGCTGAGCCAACCCGCTGCCGCGCGGATGGTCGACGCCCTGGAAGCCCATGGCCTCGTGGAGCGGCGGCACGGCACGGCCACTCAGCGGCGCAGGAGGGTGCATCCCACCACGCAGGGGCATCAGCTCGCACATCGGGTGCTCGATGACCGCAACGATCCGCTGGTCCACGCCCTCTCGCATCTCGAGGAGAGCGACCAGCAGGTGCTGGCCGGGCTGCTGGAGAAGATCCTGAGGCAGGTCCACGCCGAGGTGGGACAGGGCCAGCGCATCTGCCGCCTGTGCGACCGGGACCGTTGCCTGCGCTCAGCTCCCTGCCCGGTGGGGCAGGCAGAACGCGGTGAGGGCGGGTAG
- a CDS encoding cupin domain-containing protein, with protein sequence MSDDIRNVRTALSAITEHWQPHRLASINDYDVKVVKLRGEFVWHTHPDTDELFMVLDGELTIQLRDRDVVLEPDDVFVVPRGVEHCPKADGEVHALLLEPQGTVNTGDAGGDMTSTLRELT encoded by the coding sequence ATGAGCGATGACATCCGGAACGTGCGCACTGCGCTGTCGGCCATCACCGAGCACTGGCAGCCGCACCGGCTCGCGAGCATCAACGACTACGACGTCAAGGTGGTGAAACTCCGCGGCGAGTTCGTCTGGCACACGCACCCGGACACCGATGAGCTCTTCATGGTGCTGGACGGCGAGCTGACCATTCAGCTTCGAGATCGTGACGTCGTCCTCGAGCCAGACGACGTCTTCGTCGTGCCCCGCGGTGTCGAGCACTGCCCGAAGGCGGACGGCGAGGTCCATGCCCTTCTGCTCGAGCCGCAGGGAACGGTCAACACGGGTGACGCGGGTGGCGACATGACCTCGACGCTGCGCGAACTGACCTGA
- a CDS encoding CPBP family intramembrane glutamic endopeptidase, which yields MATQSTHRPARPGWPEVLAGAATYLAAFGLVFLLLPLVQDEAVSGVVGLFVSGAMGLVAFAVAYLIRVRDLAAFGVRRAKARHLWLGAGFGVAAYLLGMVAALLYMVTTHDTQNIQTSYQAAAQGGFVFLVLSLIAGSLITPLGEEIFFRGVVANTLLSRLTPWLAVPASAAVFALAHGINPVLPVAFVVGVLAALLFHWSGSVWPGVILHGVNNTLALLAPLVIATFLE from the coding sequence ATGGCCACGCAGAGCACCCACCGACCGGCACGTCCCGGCTGGCCAGAGGTCTTGGCCGGCGCCGCCACCTACCTCGCAGCATTCGGTCTGGTCTTCCTCCTGCTGCCCCTGGTCCAGGACGAAGCCGTCAGCGGAGTCGTCGGGCTCTTCGTCTCCGGAGCGATGGGCCTCGTCGCCTTCGCGGTCGCCTACCTGATCCGGGTCCGCGACCTCGCAGCATTCGGGGTCCGACGCGCGAAGGCCCGCCATCTCTGGCTGGGCGCCGGTTTCGGTGTGGCCGCCTATCTGCTCGGGATGGTCGCCGCGCTGCTCTACATGGTCACGACGCACGACACGCAGAACATCCAGACGTCCTACCAGGCTGCCGCGCAAGGCGGGTTCGTCTTCCTGGTGCTGAGCCTCATCGCGGGTTCGCTCATCACGCCGCTGGGCGAGGAGATCTTCTTCCGCGGCGTCGTGGCCAACACCCTGCTGTCCCGCCTCACACCCTGGCTCGCCGTTCCCGCCAGTGCGGCCGTCTTCGCCCTCGCCCACGGGATCAACCCGGTGCTGCCCGTCGCGTTCGTCGTCGGCGTGCTCGCCGCACTCCTGTTCCATTGGTCGGGCTCGGTATGGCCCGGCGTGATCCTCCATGGCGTCAACAACACGTTGGCGCTTCTCGCTCCGTTGGTCATCGCGACCTTTCTCGAGTAG